TCAGAAAAAAAATTATGAGGTGGTGCAAAATAAAGTTGATGCCGATTTACTGGCATTAGAAGAACTTTATCAGGCAGAAGTTAATCTGGCCTCGGCCCGTTCACAGGTTTATACACGTGAAGTGCAGCTTCAAAACGCGAAAGATAATTTTAAACAAATGATCGGAATGGACCTTGACGAAAATTTCAGGGTGGAGCTTAGCATTAAGTTAGATTCAGTGGACATAAACATGGATAAAGCCATCCAGAATGCCCTTAATTCCCGTCTGGAAATCCGAAACCGGGAGATCGAACTTCAAAATGCAAAATTTCGTCTGATCGAGACCAGTGATCAGAACAAATTCAAGGGTAATGTATCAGTTTCCCTTGGTATACAAGGAGTAGACAAACAACTGGCCAACATGTATGATGTACCCACAACAAGCCCTTCCGTTTCCCTAAGTTTCAATGTTCCTATCTGGGACTGGGGAGCCCGGGAAGCACGAATCAAAGCGGCCCGGTTAAATGTGGAATCGACCGAGATCGACTTAAATCAGGAATCCAAATCGATTAATCTGGGCATTCGCCAAACCATTCGAAATCTCAGGAATTACCGGAACCAGATTGAAATTGCCAGAAAGAATGAAAAAAATGCCCAGCTCACTTATGACATCAACCTCGAACGATACAACAATGGCGATCTTACAGGCATGGATCTTCAGTTGTATCAGAACCAGCTAAGCCAGGCAAGGATGGATCTGACCACAGCCCTCATTGATTACAAAATGGAATTGCTGAACCTTAAAATGCAAAGCCTTTACGACTTCATGGAAAACGAACCATTGTTGCCCAAAGATGTAGTTAATAGTATTTTAGAATAATAAACAGCAGACGGACATGCAAAAACAACATTTTAATTTTTTCAGGATCATTCCCGCCGTTGCCCTGTTTGGGATGTTCATTGTGGGATGCAACCAGGGAGAGATCAACAGAGACAGTGACGTAGCCGTACCCGTATCGGTGACTGAAGCCAGTTATGATTCCATTAGCGAATATCTTCAGACAACCGGCACGGTACAAGCCGTTCAATCGGCTGAACTGGTTACAGAAGCTGGAGGCGATTATTACCTTCAGGAAAATCCAGGAACCCGGGAACAATTTTCCCTGTCAGACAGGATCAATAAAGGTGAAGTACTTGTAGAACTTGAAAACAGGGAATATGAACTGGGCATCCAGCTTGAA
The window above is part of the Bacteroidales bacterium genome. Proteins encoded here:
- a CDS encoding TolC family protein; amino-acid sequence: MILKRFIVITILSLFSVSVSSQELLRLEEALEIANENSPEVRKSRLAMQRSKNYLDAQQASLKTNFNLAVDPFNYSREQRFYEVNSRWQTTETYSSMANFSISQPIVATDGVLSLNNRLAWQHSTTEIASELNEDIAFSNNLFLQYSQPLFSYNETRQNLEELELDYERSDIQYRLQKLNTEVQVTRNYYNLYASQMALQISREELENQKKNYEVVQNKVDADLLALEELYQAEVNLASARSQVYTREVQLQNAKDNFKQMIGMDLDENFRVELSIKLDSVDINMDKAIQNALNSRLEIRNREIELQNAKFRLIETSDQNKFKGNVSVSLGIQGVDKQLANMYDVPTTSPSVSLSFNVPIWDWGAREARIKAARLNVESTEIDLNQESKSINLGIRQTIRNLRNYRNQIEIARKNEKNAQLTYDINLERYNNGDLTGMDLQLYQNQLSQARMDLTTALIDYKMELLNLKMQSLYDFMENEPLLPKDVVNSILE